ttttatcAATGCAGCAGCAACTTACTTTTGCCTTTGTGGTGACGACGTACGACAAGCTAGGGGATGGGAGAAACAACTGATGAATGGAGGCAGAAAGGGTACCGTTGGAGCTGGCCTGTGGTTGTGCCTCAGGAAGAGACGACCTGAGTGGAGATAGGCAGGAAGAAAGAGCAGGCTAGCTAGGCAGCAACTAAAAGAGTGTGATCTGGGTGCAATGGCAATTGCAATCTCTGATGGCTGGCTGGCTGGATGTATGGATGGAGAGAGTTAGGTAGAAGGAGAGGCAGGGAAGGAGGCCAGGCGGGTGGCTGCGACCTAATTCAATCGGTGCCACCTACAACCGACGGCAGTGCAGCTAGTGGTAGGTGTATGCTGTGGTGTGGCTAACAACAGcagcttttcttttcttttcttaacAAAATTAAAGTCAAGCTCCGGTACATGCATACATGTTGGGCGAAATACTGAGCGCGTATTGGACTAAAACCTGTTTTTTGTAGTGACAGTGTGTAGGGGTTGAGAGGTAGCAGCACAAACTACAAATCAAGATGACACTCATCATAGACAAAGAAGACAGTGTGATGAAGTAAATATGATGCTGTTGAGATGGATCGAGATGCATGTAATGTAAAGAGGGTGATCGACTATATTCCTCTTGGTGGGTAGTAGGAATAGGATGGAACAGGACAACAGCTTGATTGACGTGGTAACAGAGAGAGTGTGGATTACTCCAGTTTTTTTAGAGGTAGCACACTTCATTATTAACTAGCTAAAACGTACTGGGTACAAACACCAACAGGCCAGGACAAGACCCTCCCTGCAAGCCAGAGTCTCCTCCAGCATCTCATCTCTGAATCGTACATGCTAGCAAAAACCAAAGCTGATACTCCCAGGTAACAATCAAACAAAGCTACACCAGCAGCCACCGTACGTGACCAAGAAAAGGAATCGGTGGGCCGTACCCGGTGGGCTACAAGTCGAACGGGCTCACGACATGTTGGCCCAATCCTCCCTCCGGCTTTCCAGCACAGCACCCCGGCGTTCTCCGTTCCATTCCACACCCCTTATCACAACATCCACATCACCTGCGCCCGTGGTCTGCGGAGGAAGCAGCAAGGAATGGCCTccctccgccacctcgccgccggccccgcctgCCACCATCCCCACGGCGTCGCGGCAGCCTCCGCCTCCCTCCAGCTCCGTCGCCTGCCCTCCTGCCCCGTCCCCCTCCGCTCCCGCCTCTTCACCCGTAACTAAATGCTCtgcccctcctctctcctctcagTCCACACCATTTCTTCGGCTACAGTTTCAGAGCACCCAGTGTTTTTCTTTCGTTTCTTGCTGGCAGCTTAACTGCTTTCCTTCCAGGCGTTTATGCGCTCTCCAGCAATGACATCAGGGTTGGCACCAACGTAGAGGTCGACGGCGCGCCATGGAAAGTTCTAGGTGACAAAAGTTTCTCACTAGTAACGCTTTTCTTCCTCTGATTGCTGGGCGGCTAGACCAGACAATGCGGTAGATTATCTCTCGTTATTCTTCCTCAACTGCTCTTGAAGGATGTGCAACAATCAGCATACGTACTAGCATAATTTGTGGAAACTTATCAAGTCCAATACCTTGTTGCTCATGGACAAATGATTTGTTTCCTTAGCACCAGAATTCGTAGAGATGGAAAAGGTGCTTCCTTTGTAAACTCAAATATGTGTAGAGTATTTAACCTGTAGCCTTAGCCGCTGCCACGCAATGCCTATCGTTGTTATGAGAAATATAATTTCCTCCTCTTCATCCAACAACAGAGTTTCTCCACGTCAAGcctggaaaaggtgctgctttTGTCAGGACAAAAATGCGCAATTATGTCACTGGCAATACAGTTGAGAAAACCTTTCGAGCTGGAAGTACGGTAATCTGGCCTCTAACTCACATCTTCAGAATCTTGCCACTGTTTAGCAGTTCTTCTGTTTTTCCCCTATGTGTCTGTGTTGGTAGcacatctttttttttccttggaAAAAAACTGCTGGTACATGATTTAGCTTAGTTAACAAAATTATTGCTTTTTCTTATTTTCTGTAATTTCTGGAATTATGCATGCTGTATATTTAGCCTACTGCGGATTTCTTTTGCTTCACCAATCCATGTTTTATGTCCATTGTCTCTTCCTCAATGTTCTTCAGTCATGCAACAACTAATAGTCACTTCTTCATGAAAACTTTCAGCTACAGGAGCCATCCCTTTCAAAGGAAACCAAGCAATTTACATACAAGGATGGCTCCCAGTTCGTGTTCATGGATCTGGTAGATAATTCACTTTTCACCCAAATAATTAGTGAAAATGCCTATCATTGCAAGCCACCTTGCTTTAtgtttttcaattttttttctcATGGCATTGGTTGTTAGAGGTGAGCTTTATATTTAGATAATTTTCTAGGAAATTCTGGTATCAAAAGCATTACTTTAAGTTTGTGTTAACTCGAGTTCTTCTCAATGAAAAGATGCACAACTCTCGTCCGTGTTcgagaagaaaaaaaacaagCTAACGTATTTCTTCTTAATGAATGGTAGTGCGGTGACCAACCACTTACCACCCCCTTCCAGTTTCCTCCAGAATTTGTCCCACTTCAACACCCCAAGGCACCCTTTTCTTAGACCATCTTGTGTACCATTATACTTGCTTGAAAACCCACTGTGAACTGGCTTCCACTCAAATTGTTGAAGTAAAAAAGATTGGCACGATGGTCAATTTCAATTCCAtttcaggaaaaaaaaagattttGTTTTTGTCTTCCCAGATAGCTTGATGTCTGAATGTAAACTAGCCACTTTCTAATTTGAATTAAGGTCCTGATATCTGTAAACAATTCCGTTAATTTTTCTATCTTACAATGCTCTTGTTAATTTCCCTTTCCAGACAACATTTGAAGAAAGTAGGTTAAACGAAGCAGATGTTGGTGACAAGCAAAAATGGCTGAAAGAGGGAATGGACTGCAATTTGTTGTACTGGAATGGGAAGGTATTTCCAATTTTGTTTTTCAGATTAATTGCCACATTGACATAATTTTCTATAGAACCAGGGGAATAATATGCTAGATTATAATATAGTATGTTCTTACTCACCCCATTAACTATAATAATTTTGTAGATCATTGATTTTGAGTTGCCCATCACTGTGAGGCTGACTGTGACTGATACTGACCCCGGGGCAAGCGATAGTGTACAAGGTACGGATTCTCCAATATCTAGTATGCTTCTGCAAGAAGTGCCTGCAATTGGTTAACCACGCGTGTTGCAACCAAAGTAACCACATATAATCCAGTTGTGAACGACCATTTTTTTTTCCCAGTGGAAGTTGGCATCCCTGTAACCAGAATCATATTGTTACTGTATTTTGTAGGAGGAACAAAGCCTGCAACCCTGGAAACTGGAGCTGTTGTCACGGTGCCCTCTTTTGTGAACATAGGCGATGATATCCTAGTTGATTCAAGAACCGGACAGTATATGAACAGAGCATAGAGGGTTGAAGAGGATTTTGGATTTGAAGAGATCACTTTTTGTTCGGTCATTTGTCCCATTCACATGTACGAATGCTCTGCATCTTTTGCCCCCAGGAAATTTACATTTCTGGTGCATGTGGATCCTTGCTACGAGACATTACGTTCAAAACTTTCTGCTCATAATCTCACAACTCAGATTCCTTTGATTATAACTGATTAACCCAAGAACATGAGTACAGAGCACCTACGCCTACCAATGATTTTTTGTTATATTTCAAATTGCATCCAAAGGCATACTGAAAGATGCATCCTGACCAACAAGAAGTCAACAACTCAACTTCCATATCCTTCTAAAATTGTGTCGTCATTGTTGCAAACAAGCTTTAGATAGAGGCTTTCAGTATCAGAaactgaaattcaattcagcAGCGTAGCATATAACTGAATAAGCAATTAGCTCAAATGCTGATAAATACGCAACATCAGTATGCGATTCCAGAACGCTTTAGAATTCAGTTAACCAGTCGAAGCTAACTTTCTCAGTTACTGATTCCGCTCAAACATATGTTTTACAGGGAGCAAAGCGTCTTTCTGTTAGACACCAGTATCAAATATCACGCACATAAGAGCCCAGTCCCCTGCCCTTACAAATACACACAATTTCTCATTCACTGGGTGCCAGGCGCAGTTTTCTGTTTGTTGGCACTCGTATCCCTCTACCACTGACCACAAACATTACTAAACACCAGTCATTCCCGTCTGCCATCTCCTTTATTAGTACTGAAACAAGAGATGGCGATAATTACTAAACAAAACACATGTCTACAGCCTAAGCTAACCCATAAATCATGGATACAAACCGTCAAGAAATTTACAGGAGGATCTTGCTTTGCGTGTGAGGCATTAGATCGTTATGGTTATGCACATGTAACTTGAGTGGAAATAAGCTGGATCACGTCCCGGTTTCCTCTCATAGTCTTCATCCTCCTTACATCTCAATATGATGAGAATGACTCGGAACATCTCCTTGGTTGTCCAGGGGCATGTATTGAGCCATGATGGCACGGATCTCTGAGTCCATATACCTCTGTAGGAACAGGCAATGCAAAAACAGAATCAGATTCCACCTTAGAGATAACAAAAGATAATGAACTTAGAAATATCAACAGATGAAATTCGCTCATGGCTTACCCGGATCCTGTACTTGTACACAGCATATCCTGCAATTCCTGCCGCCACTACGCCAAAGAAGATAACCCACAAGAAGCCCCAGCCTGTTTCTGTTGCTCCATTTTTACCTGAGTATAGCAAATGTGGAATCAGTATCAGTTAGTGTCAAGTTCATGTCTCGATTCAGCATATGGTGCTACTTTGAGCTTTTAAACTGTCAGTAATCGGAGTAAATATTTAAAATTATGATTCATGTGCCTCGAATAGGTGAGTTAGCCAGCAACTTCTGCTAACTTATGGCCTCAAGTCTCACTGGTTAATTCAACATAAAAATGCGAGTCAGTAATAAACTGAAAGTGTAGATGTATGAGGGCTGTACTTATGCATGTATCATGCTCCTTCATGTAAAGCAATCCTCCACTGCAGCCGCACTCATAGCTTCCCCATGTGTTCTTGCATTTGCATTCTTTGCATTGACATGCAGTCCTTTCCTTGCATTCATCAATATCTGCCACAAAATATTTCACATCAGCATCAAATGAAAAGTGGGAACAGTACAGCAGCAAAACCAATTCTGAAGTGCATATTCACATATGTCCATTACTGCAGAAGCTGAGGACGGGCAAGCACTTCTAAAAGGACCTCAGAAAATGAACCTTACCTTCACATTTGTGTTTACCATCACCCTTGAACCCATCTGGGCATTTACAGCCATCATCCTGCAGATTACAGACACCACAACTAAAATTTCAGACTTTGTAAGCATCTTTTTTTATCCAAAAGACCAAAACAGAACAGGATCCTACTGATAATATGGAAGTTTAAGGTCAGCAAAAAACTCAATTGACACTTACAGTGCAGGCAGAGTATGTCCGCCCATCCCTGGTGTCTTTCCAACACCCTCCATTGTTAATTTCACATCTCCCAGAACCAGAAGCTACAATTACAAAAGCACATGTTATAACTTAGAAGGCTCTAGTGACAACTATTGATCTTCAGAAATCTTACTATGTTATTGTTAACATATAAGAAAAGAAAATGCCAAAAGATGAATCATAATGCCTTGCAGCATACCTTCACAATGAGTATAGCCATCACCAATGAATTTTACTCCTTTCACAACTGGACACTCACAAACTCTTCCACGGAAAGTATCCTGCATATTCACCGAACAATTATTATATGCACAAGCTAAACATAACAAACTGATAATCCAAATTTTCAAGAGAAACCTAACACCACAGGACAGGAGGTACCTTGCATGCAGTGATGTTAGCAGCCTTATCTTGCCAACAGCCACCATTGTTCTCTAGGCACTCATTTGTTTGTATATCTAAGGTTATAAAAAAAACATTAGATTTATATAAGAGCATGCTACATGCAAGTTACACTTGGTGAAGTACAAGCTAGATCATAAATGCAGTAAAATGGAAAAACTAGGGAAATCAATGCACCAACCTTCACTCAAGCAAACAGCTGGCTCAGTAGTTTCCCGAAAACCAGCACAAAGTGCTTTAAGAACTGCTCCTTTGTCAAGCTTCCCTGAGAAACATAGACTCAGGTAAGTTCATCTGGTAATCTCAACATACTTTTTAGCATAATTTACAGGATAGAAGAGAACATACCTCTGTATTGTCTATTGTTGATTACCAGAGTTGGTAAGATGGTAACATCACCACGAGAGCCCTTGCCAATCTATACAAAGTGGTGGATGGTGATGTATTCAGATTAACAATAGGATGAACAGAAAAGATCACGCATTCACATTGACGTACTAACCTGTGCATCTTGTTCAGCTTTCAGAACAGGGTTTTCTTCATCAGCATCTGGATCACCAATACATTTATCTATTGC
Above is a genomic segment from Panicum hallii strain FIL2 chromosome 8, PHallii_v3.1, whole genome shotgun sequence containing:
- the LOC112902932 gene encoding uncharacterized protein LOC112902932 isoform X1, producing the protein MASLRHLAAGPACHHPHGVAAASASLQLRRLPSCPVPLRSRLFTRVYALSSNDIRVGTNVEVDGAPWKVLEFLHVKPGKGAAFVRTKMRNYVTGNTVEKTFRAGSTLQEPSLSKETKQFTYKDGSQFVFMDLTTFEESRLNEADVGDKQKWLKEGMDCNLLYWNGKIIDFELPITVRLTVTDTDPGASDSVQGGTKPATLETGAVVTVPSFVNIGDDILVDSRTGQYMNRA
- the LOC112902932 gene encoding uncharacterized protein LOC112902932 isoform X2, translating into MASLRHLAAGPACHHPHGVAAASASLQLRRLPSCPVPLRSRLFTRVYALSSNDIRVGTNVEVDGAPWKVLEFLHVKPGKGAAFVRTKMRNYVTGNTVEKTFRAGSTTTFEESRLNEADVGDKQKWLKEGMDCNLLYWNGKIIDFELPITVRLTVTDTDPGASDSVQGGTKPATLETGAVVTVPSFVNIGDDILVDSRTGQYMNRA